In Pseudoliparis swirei isolate HS2019 ecotype Mariana Trench chromosome 11, NWPU_hadal_v1, whole genome shotgun sequence, a genomic segment contains:
- the srrm1 gene encoding serine/arginine repetitive matrix protein 1 isoform X6, with product MVFSLPPSCVLQHPDSKMMQINLTGFLNGKNAREFMRDLWPLLLSAQENIAGIPSAFLEQKKEEIKQRQIEQEKLALLKKIDDDKKEKEMRERAQSKSPRRRKTRSPSPRRRSPVKRERKRSASRSPRRKASPIGHTSPPPPLMQLPTKPLEQIVESETLDTALPEPVTLETPSTCDTVLEVVNPDPVTEVKEASPEKTHKKEERPRSREREKDSRRERPHHRSRSHSRTRRRRSRSRSYSPRRRQSPRRRMSPRRRSPPRRGLPNSRHRPRRSPVRRRRSRSASSSGSSSSNSRSPKKAMKRISNTPPRKQVHQPDIPISPAVKDRRSPSPRARRGRGSASPARASGLKRKPGGRGDSPSDNVKPRPSEGSESEEDKNEKGATADSVQQRRQYRRQNRQSSSDTGSSSSADEGPKRAPAGPGAARNGEVRRRRSRTPSPRRRHRDASPRFLHGKRRSPSAGRRRRTPSPPRRRRSPSPPRRRSPSPPPRRRSPSPRRFSPPIQRRYSPSPLPLQKRKLSSSPAKRSSPGAKRRVSRSPKRRSPPPQRRRTPPSSSPSRHRRSPMLPSVRPSRDIRSPIASRPSPSPANRSRPVRGSTSPQRRFETSSSSPSNQRRQQSPPHSGKPIRRVSRTPEPRNNQRPSPSPQPLRRAASRSRSASPQPAALKRPAPASASPSPSRSASGSPPPAKKASSASGSQSPNKTSDVDGSGKKKKKKKEKKHKKDKKHKKHKKHKKEKSGGPVTGDGHENHGGEEDGESRKESDSEVDDSLDDLEKHLREKALRSMRKAQLSPSQMS from the exons ATGGTCTTTTCTCTGCCTCCTTCGTGTGTGTTACAGCACCCGGATAGCAAGATGATGCAGATCAACCTGACAGGCTTCTTGAATGGCAAGAATGCCCGAGAGTTCATGAGGGACCTGTGGCCCCTTCTGCTGAGTGCCCAGGAGAACATTGCTGGCATCCCGTCTGCTTTTCTGgaacagaagaaggaggaaatTAAACAAAGACAG ATTGAACAGGAAAAGCTAGCTTTACTGAAGAAGATCGATGATGataagaaggaaaaggaaatgagagagagggctcagtcaAAAAGCCCAAGGag GCGGAAGACACGGTCACCATCACCACGGCGAAGGTCGCCAGTGAAGCGGGAAAGGAAGCGAAGCGCATCCCGCTCCCCAAGACGCAAAGCCAGCCCAATTGGCCACACCTCACCCCCTCCACCTCTGATGCAGCTGCCCACGAAACCTTTGGAGCAGATTGTGGAGTCAGAAACGTTAGACACAGCCCTGCCAGAGCCAGTCACCCTAGAAACTCCTTCTACCTG TGACACAGTTTTGGAGGTGGTGAATCCAGACCCAGTGACTGAAGTCAAAGAAGCTTCACCAGAGAAGACTCATAAGAAAGAGGAGAGGCCCAGGTctcgggagagagagaaggacagcagGAGGGAAAGACCTCACCACCGCTCTCGTTCTCATTCCCGCACTCGCAGGCGACGCTCCCGTTCTCG ATCTTACTCCCCTCGTAGAAGGCAGAGTCCCAGAAGGAGGATGTCTCCTCGTCGAAGGAGCCCCCCCAGACGGGGCCTCCCCAACTCCAGACACAGACCTAGGCGCTCCCCTGTCCGCAG GAGGCGCTCTCGAtctgcttcctcctctggcagcagctcctccaactCTCGCTCGCCTAAGAAAGCTATGAAAAGAATATCTAACACACCACCCCGAAAACAAGTCCATCAGCCTGACATCCCCATTAGCCCCGCAGTGAAGGACAGGCGGTCCCCATCTCCACGGGCCAGAAGGGGCAGGGGCTCTGCGTCACCCGCCAGAGCATCTG GTTTAAAGCGAAAACCAGGAGGAAGGGGTGATTCTCCATCTGATAATGTGAAGCCCAGACCGTCTGAAGGGTCTGAGTCAG AGGAGGATAAAAATGAGAAAGGGGCAACGGCAGATTCGGTGCAGCAGCGGCGTCAGTATCGCAGGCAGAATCGACAGTCTTCTTCAG ATACAGGGTCTTCCTCCTCCGCAGATGAGGGACCCAAGAGGGCACCAGCAGGGCCAGGTGCCGCCAGAAATGGGGAAGTCAGGAGGAGACGCAGCCGTACACCCTCCCCACGGAGGCGACACAGAGATGCTTCGCCAAGGTTCCTACATGG GAAAAGACGTTCTCCATCTGCTGGACGCAGACGTCGCACACCGTCTCCCCCACGCCGTCGCagatctccctctcctcctagAAGAAG GTCTCCTTCCCCACCGCCCCGTCGTCGTTCTCCATCCCCCAGACGATTTTCTCCCCCTATCCAGCGTCGCTACAGCCCCTCCCCGTTGCCTCTACAGAAGAGGAAGCTGTCTAGCTCTCCCGCGAAGCGCTCTTCTCCGGGGGCCAAGCGCCGCGTCTCAAGGTCGCCCAAGCGCAGAAGTCCTCCTCCTCAAAGGAGACgcacacctccctcctcctctccatccagaCACAGGAGGAGCCCCATGTTGCCTTCCGTCAGGCCAAGCAGGGATATACGATCCCCTATTGCCAGCCGCCCCTCTCCGTCCCCTGCAAACCGCAGTCGCCCCGTTAGGGGTTCCACCAGTCCTCAAAGGCGTTTTGAAACCTCCAGTTCATCCCCGTCTAACCAGCGGAGACAGCAGTCCCCTCCACACAGTGGCAAGCCCATCCGCAGAGTGTCCCGCACCCCAGAGCCACGCAACAACCAGAG ACCATCTCCAAGTCCCCAGCCTCTGAGGAGAGCAGCCTCCAGGTCCCGATCTGCTTCCCCCCAGCCAGCAGCTCTGAAACGTCCGGCCCCTGCATCTGCCTCCCCCTCGCCATCTCGCTCAGCCAGTGGGTCCCCACCACCGGCCAAAAAAGCCAGCAGTGCTTCCGGCAGTCAATCCCCAAACAAG ACTTCAGATGTTGATGGcagtggaaagaagaagaagaaaaagaaggaaaaaaagcataagaaagacaagaagcacaagaaacacaagaaacacaagaaggagaagagtggCGGCCCCGTGACTGGAGATGGACACGAAAACCAcggtggggaggaggatggagagtcAAGAAAG GAATCAGACAGTGAAGTAGACGACAGCTTGGATGACCTGGAGAAACACCTACGAGAAAAGGCCCTGCGGTCCATGAGGAAGGCCCAGTTATCTCCATCACAGATGTCCTGA
- the srrm1 gene encoding serine/arginine repetitive matrix protein 1 isoform X3: MDAGFFRGTSAEQDNRFSNKQKKLLKQLKFAECLDKKVDMTKVNLEVIKPWITQRVTEVLGFEDDVVIEFIFNQLEDKHPDSKMMQINLTGFLNGKNAREFMRDLWPLLLSAQENIAGIPSAFLEQKKEEIKQRQIEQEKLALLKKIDDDKKEKEMRERAQSKSPRRRKTRSPSPRRRSPVKRERKRSASRSPRRKASPIGHTSPPPPLMQLPTKPLEQIVESETLDTALPEPVTLETPSTCDTVLEVVNPDPVTEVKEASPEKTHKKEERPRSREREKDSRRERPHHRSRSHSRTRRRRSRSRSYSPRRRQSPRRRMSPRRRSPPRRGLPNSRHRPRRSPVRRRRSRSASSSGSSSSNSRSPKKAMKRISNTPPRKQVHQPDIPISPAVKDRRSPSPRARRGRGSASPARASGLKRKPGGRGDSPSDNVKPRPSEGSESEEDKNEKGATADSVQQRRQYRRQNRQSSSDTGSSSSADEGPKRAPAGPGAARNGEVRRRRSRTPSPRRRHRDASPRFLHGKRRSPSAGRRRRTPSPPRRRRSPSPPRRRSPSPPPRRRSPSPRRFSPPIQRRYSPSPLPLQKRKLSSSPAKRSSPGAKRRVSRSPKRRSPPPQRRRTPPSSSPSRHRRSPMLPSVRPSRDIRSPIASRPSPSPANRSRPVRGSTSPQRRFETSSSSPSNQRRQQSPPHSGKPIRRVSRTPEPRNNQRPSPSPQPLRRAASRSRSASPQPAALKRPAPASASPSPSRSASGSPPPAKKASSASGSQSPNKTSDVDGSGKKKKKKKEKKHKKDKKHKKHKKHKKEKSGGPVTGDGHENHDSEVDDSLDDLEKHLREKALRSMRKAQLSPSQMS, from the exons ATGGACGCGGGATTCTTCCGC GGTACAAGTGCGGAGCAAGACAACCGTTTCAGCAACAAGCAGAAGAAACTGCTGAAGCAGCTGAAGTTTGCAGAATGTCTGGACAAGAAG GTGGACATGACCAAAGTGAACCTAGAAGTGATCAAACCTTGGATTACTCAGCGAGTGACCGAGGTTCTGGGGTTCGAGGATGACGTTGTCATAGAGTTTATATTTAACCAACTTGAGGATAAG CACCCGGATAGCAAGATGATGCAGATCAACCTGACAGGCTTCTTGAATGGCAAGAATGCCCGAGAGTTCATGAGGGACCTGTGGCCCCTTCTGCTGAGTGCCCAGGAGAACATTGCTGGCATCCCGTCTGCTTTTCTGgaacagaagaaggaggaaatTAAACAAAGACAG ATTGAACAGGAAAAGCTAGCTTTACTGAAGAAGATCGATGATGataagaaggaaaaggaaatgagagagagggctcagtcaAAAAGCCCAAGGag GCGGAAGACACGGTCACCATCACCACGGCGAAGGTCGCCAGTGAAGCGGGAAAGGAAGCGAAGCGCATCCCGCTCCCCAAGACGCAAAGCCAGCCCAATTGGCCACACCTCACCCCCTCCACCTCTGATGCAGCTGCCCACGAAACCTTTGGAGCAGATTGTGGAGTCAGAAACGTTAGACACAGCCCTGCCAGAGCCAGTCACCCTAGAAACTCCTTCTACCTG TGACACAGTTTTGGAGGTGGTGAATCCAGACCCAGTGACTGAAGTCAAAGAAGCTTCACCAGAGAAGACTCATAAGAAAGAGGAGAGGCCCAGGTctcgggagagagagaaggacagcagGAGGGAAAGACCTCACCACCGCTCTCGTTCTCATTCCCGCACTCGCAGGCGACGCTCCCGTTCTCG ATCTTACTCCCCTCGTAGAAGGCAGAGTCCCAGAAGGAGGATGTCTCCTCGTCGAAGGAGCCCCCCCAGACGGGGCCTCCCCAACTCCAGACACAGACCTAGGCGCTCCCCTGTCCGCAG GAGGCGCTCTCGAtctgcttcctcctctggcagcagctcctccaactCTCGCTCGCCTAAGAAAGCTATGAAAAGAATATCTAACACACCACCCCGAAAACAAGTCCATCAGCCTGACATCCCCATTAGCCCCGCAGTGAAGGACAGGCGGTCCCCATCTCCACGGGCCAGAAGGGGCAGGGGCTCTGCGTCACCCGCCAGAGCATCTG GTTTAAAGCGAAAACCAGGAGGAAGGGGTGATTCTCCATCTGATAATGTGAAGCCCAGACCGTCTGAAGGGTCTGAGTCAG AGGAGGATAAAAATGAGAAAGGGGCAACGGCAGATTCGGTGCAGCAGCGGCGTCAGTATCGCAGGCAGAATCGACAGTCTTCTTCAG ATACAGGGTCTTCCTCCTCCGCAGATGAGGGACCCAAGAGGGCACCAGCAGGGCCAGGTGCCGCCAGAAATGGGGAAGTCAGGAGGAGACGCAGCCGTACACCCTCCCCACGGAGGCGACACAGAGATGCTTCGCCAAGGTTCCTACATGG GAAAAGACGTTCTCCATCTGCTGGACGCAGACGTCGCACACCGTCTCCCCCACGCCGTCGCagatctccctctcctcctagAAGAAG GTCTCCTTCCCCACCGCCCCGTCGTCGTTCTCCATCCCCCAGACGATTTTCTCCCCCTATCCAGCGTCGCTACAGCCCCTCCCCGTTGCCTCTACAGAAGAGGAAGCTGTCTAGCTCTCCCGCGAAGCGCTCTTCTCCGGGGGCCAAGCGCCGCGTCTCAAGGTCGCCCAAGCGCAGAAGTCCTCCTCCTCAAAGGAGACgcacacctccctcctcctctccatccagaCACAGGAGGAGCCCCATGTTGCCTTCCGTCAGGCCAAGCAGGGATATACGATCCCCTATTGCCAGCCGCCCCTCTCCGTCCCCTGCAAACCGCAGTCGCCCCGTTAGGGGTTCCACCAGTCCTCAAAGGCGTTTTGAAACCTCCAGTTCATCCCCGTCTAACCAGCGGAGACAGCAGTCCCCTCCACACAGTGGCAAGCCCATCCGCAGAGTGTCCCGCACCCCAGAGCCACGCAACAACCAGAG ACCATCTCCAAGTCCCCAGCCTCTGAGGAGAGCAGCCTCCAGGTCCCGATCTGCTTCCCCCCAGCCAGCAGCTCTGAAACGTCCGGCCCCTGCATCTGCCTCCCCCTCGCCATCTCGCTCAGCCAGTGGGTCCCCACCACCGGCCAAAAAAGCCAGCAGTGCTTCCGGCAGTCAATCCCCAAACAAG ACTTCAGATGTTGATGGcagtggaaagaagaagaagaaaaagaaggaaaaaaagcataagaaagacaagaagcacaagaaacacaagaaacacaagaaggagaagagtggCGGCCCCGTGACTGGAGATGGACACGAAAACCAcg ACAGTGAAGTAGACGACAGCTTGGATGACCTGGAGAAACACCTACGAGAAAAGGCCCTGCGGTCCATGAGGAAGGCCCAGTTATCTCCATCACAGATGTCCTGA
- the srrm1 gene encoding serine/arginine repetitive matrix protein 1 isoform X2: MDAGFFRGTSAEQDNRFSNKQKKLLKQLKFAECLDKKVDMTKVNLEVIKPWITQRVTEVLGFEDDVVIEFIFNQLEDKHPDSKMMQINLTGFLNGKNAREFMRDLWPLLLSAQENIAGIPSAFLEQKKEEIKQRQIEQEKLALLKKIDDDKKEKEMRERAQSKSPRRRKTRSPSPRRRSPVKRERKRSASRSPRRKASPIGHTSPPPPLMQLPTKPLEQIVESETLDTALPEPVTLETPSTCDTVLEVVNPDPVTEVKEASPEKTHKKEERPRSREREKDSRRERPHHRSRSHSRTRRRRSRSRSYSPRRRQSPRRRMSPRRRSPPRRGLPNSRHRPRRSPVRRRRSRSASSSGSSSSNSRSPKKAMKRISNTPPRKQVHQPDIPISPAVKDRRSPSPRARRGRGSASPARASGLKRKPGGRGDSPSDNVKPRPSEGSESEEDKNEKGATADSVQQRRQYRRQNRQSSSDTGSSSSADEGPKRAPAGPGAARNGEVRRRRSRTPSPRRRHRDASPRKRRSPSAGRRRRTPSPPRRRRSPSPPRRRSPSPPPRRRSPSPRRFSPPIQRRYSPSPLPLQKRKLSSSPAKRSSPGAKRRVSRSPKRRSPPPQRRRTPPSSSPSRHRRSPMLPSVRPSRDIRSPIASRPSPSPANRSRPVRGSTSPQRRFETSSSSPSNQRRQQSPPHSGKPIRRVSRTPEPRNNQRPSPSPQPLRRAASRSRSASPQPAALKRPAPASASPSPSRSASGSPPPAKKASSASGSQSPNKTSDVDGSGKKKKKKKEKKHKKDKKHKKHKKHKKEKSGGPVTGDGHENHGGEEDGESRKESDSEVDDSLDDLEKHLREKALRSMRKAQLSPSQMS; this comes from the exons ATGGACGCGGGATTCTTCCGC GGTACAAGTGCGGAGCAAGACAACCGTTTCAGCAACAAGCAGAAGAAACTGCTGAAGCAGCTGAAGTTTGCAGAATGTCTGGACAAGAAG GTGGACATGACCAAAGTGAACCTAGAAGTGATCAAACCTTGGATTACTCAGCGAGTGACCGAGGTTCTGGGGTTCGAGGATGACGTTGTCATAGAGTTTATATTTAACCAACTTGAGGATAAG CACCCGGATAGCAAGATGATGCAGATCAACCTGACAGGCTTCTTGAATGGCAAGAATGCCCGAGAGTTCATGAGGGACCTGTGGCCCCTTCTGCTGAGTGCCCAGGAGAACATTGCTGGCATCCCGTCTGCTTTTCTGgaacagaagaaggaggaaatTAAACAAAGACAG ATTGAACAGGAAAAGCTAGCTTTACTGAAGAAGATCGATGATGataagaaggaaaaggaaatgagagagagggctcagtcaAAAAGCCCAAGGag GCGGAAGACACGGTCACCATCACCACGGCGAAGGTCGCCAGTGAAGCGGGAAAGGAAGCGAAGCGCATCCCGCTCCCCAAGACGCAAAGCCAGCCCAATTGGCCACACCTCACCCCCTCCACCTCTGATGCAGCTGCCCACGAAACCTTTGGAGCAGATTGTGGAGTCAGAAACGTTAGACACAGCCCTGCCAGAGCCAGTCACCCTAGAAACTCCTTCTACCTG TGACACAGTTTTGGAGGTGGTGAATCCAGACCCAGTGACTGAAGTCAAAGAAGCTTCACCAGAGAAGACTCATAAGAAAGAGGAGAGGCCCAGGTctcgggagagagagaaggacagcagGAGGGAAAGACCTCACCACCGCTCTCGTTCTCATTCCCGCACTCGCAGGCGACGCTCCCGTTCTCG ATCTTACTCCCCTCGTAGAAGGCAGAGTCCCAGAAGGAGGATGTCTCCTCGTCGAAGGAGCCCCCCCAGACGGGGCCTCCCCAACTCCAGACACAGACCTAGGCGCTCCCCTGTCCGCAG GAGGCGCTCTCGAtctgcttcctcctctggcagcagctcctccaactCTCGCTCGCCTAAGAAAGCTATGAAAAGAATATCTAACACACCACCCCGAAAACAAGTCCATCAGCCTGACATCCCCATTAGCCCCGCAGTGAAGGACAGGCGGTCCCCATCTCCACGGGCCAGAAGGGGCAGGGGCTCTGCGTCACCCGCCAGAGCATCTG GTTTAAAGCGAAAACCAGGAGGAAGGGGTGATTCTCCATCTGATAATGTGAAGCCCAGACCGTCTGAAGGGTCTGAGTCAG AGGAGGATAAAAATGAGAAAGGGGCAACGGCAGATTCGGTGCAGCAGCGGCGTCAGTATCGCAGGCAGAATCGACAGTCTTCTTCAG ATACAGGGTCTTCCTCCTCCGCAGATGAGGGACCCAAGAGGGCACCAGCAGGGCCAGGTGCCGCCAGAAATGGGGAAGTCAGGAGGAGACGCAGCCGTACACCCTCCCCACGGAGGCGACACAGAGATGCTTCGCCAAG GAAAAGACGTTCTCCATCTGCTGGACGCAGACGTCGCACACCGTCTCCCCCACGCCGTCGCagatctccctctcctcctagAAGAAG GTCTCCTTCCCCACCGCCCCGTCGTCGTTCTCCATCCCCCAGACGATTTTCTCCCCCTATCCAGCGTCGCTACAGCCCCTCCCCGTTGCCTCTACAGAAGAGGAAGCTGTCTAGCTCTCCCGCGAAGCGCTCTTCTCCGGGGGCCAAGCGCCGCGTCTCAAGGTCGCCCAAGCGCAGAAGTCCTCCTCCTCAAAGGAGACgcacacctccctcctcctctccatccagaCACAGGAGGAGCCCCATGTTGCCTTCCGTCAGGCCAAGCAGGGATATACGATCCCCTATTGCCAGCCGCCCCTCTCCGTCCCCTGCAAACCGCAGTCGCCCCGTTAGGGGTTCCACCAGTCCTCAAAGGCGTTTTGAAACCTCCAGTTCATCCCCGTCTAACCAGCGGAGACAGCAGTCCCCTCCACACAGTGGCAAGCCCATCCGCAGAGTGTCCCGCACCCCAGAGCCACGCAACAACCAGAG ACCATCTCCAAGTCCCCAGCCTCTGAGGAGAGCAGCCTCCAGGTCCCGATCTGCTTCCCCCCAGCCAGCAGCTCTGAAACGTCCGGCCCCTGCATCTGCCTCCCCCTCGCCATCTCGCTCAGCCAGTGGGTCCCCACCACCGGCCAAAAAAGCCAGCAGTGCTTCCGGCAGTCAATCCCCAAACAAG ACTTCAGATGTTGATGGcagtggaaagaagaagaagaaaaagaaggaaaaaaagcataagaaagacaagaagcacaagaaacacaagaaacacaagaaggagaagagtggCGGCCCCGTGACTGGAGATGGACACGAAAACCAcggtggggaggaggatggagagtcAAGAAAG GAATCAGACAGTGAAGTAGACGACAGCTTGGATGACCTGGAGAAACACCTACGAGAAAAGGCCCTGCGGTCCATGAGGAAGGCCCAGTTATCTCCATCACAGATGTCCTGA
- the srrm1 gene encoding serine/arginine repetitive matrix protein 1 isoform X1 yields the protein MDAGFFRGTSAEQDNRFSNKQKKLLKQLKFAECLDKKVDMTKVNLEVIKPWITQRVTEVLGFEDDVVIEFIFNQLEDKHPDSKMMQINLTGFLNGKNAREFMRDLWPLLLSAQENIAGIPSAFLEQKKEEIKQRQIEQEKLALLKKIDDDKKEKEMRERAQSKSPRRRKTRSPSPRRRSPVKRERKRSASRSPRRKASPIGHTSPPPPLMQLPTKPLEQIVESETLDTALPEPVTLETPSTCDTVLEVVNPDPVTEVKEASPEKTHKKEERPRSREREKDSRRERPHHRSRSHSRTRRRRSRSRSYSPRRRQSPRRRMSPRRRSPPRRGLPNSRHRPRRSPVRRRRSRSASSSGSSSSNSRSPKKAMKRISNTPPRKQVHQPDIPISPAVKDRRSPSPRARRGRGSASPARASGLKRKPGGRGDSPSDNVKPRPSEGSESEEDKNEKGATADSVQQRRQYRRQNRQSSSDTGSSSSADEGPKRAPAGPGAARNGEVRRRRSRTPSPRRRHRDASPRFLHGKRRSPSAGRRRRTPSPPRRRRSPSPPRRRSPSPPPRRRSPSPRRFSPPIQRRYSPSPLPLQKRKLSSSPAKRSSPGAKRRVSRSPKRRSPPPQRRRTPPSSSPSRHRRSPMLPSVRPSRDIRSPIASRPSPSPANRSRPVRGSTSPQRRFETSSSSPSNQRRQQSPPHSGKPIRRVSRTPEPRNNQRPSPSPQPLRRAASRSRSASPQPAALKRPAPASASPSPSRSASGSPPPAKKASSASGSQSPNKTSDVDGSGKKKKKKKEKKHKKDKKHKKHKKHKKEKSGGPVTGDGHENHGGEEDGESRKESDSEVDDSLDDLEKHLREKALRSMRKAQLSPSQMS from the exons ATGGACGCGGGATTCTTCCGC GGTACAAGTGCGGAGCAAGACAACCGTTTCAGCAACAAGCAGAAGAAACTGCTGAAGCAGCTGAAGTTTGCAGAATGTCTGGACAAGAAG GTGGACATGACCAAAGTGAACCTAGAAGTGATCAAACCTTGGATTACTCAGCGAGTGACCGAGGTTCTGGGGTTCGAGGATGACGTTGTCATAGAGTTTATATTTAACCAACTTGAGGATAAG CACCCGGATAGCAAGATGATGCAGATCAACCTGACAGGCTTCTTGAATGGCAAGAATGCCCGAGAGTTCATGAGGGACCTGTGGCCCCTTCTGCTGAGTGCCCAGGAGAACATTGCTGGCATCCCGTCTGCTTTTCTGgaacagaagaaggaggaaatTAAACAAAGACAG ATTGAACAGGAAAAGCTAGCTTTACTGAAGAAGATCGATGATGataagaaggaaaaggaaatgagagagagggctcagtcaAAAAGCCCAAGGag GCGGAAGACACGGTCACCATCACCACGGCGAAGGTCGCCAGTGAAGCGGGAAAGGAAGCGAAGCGCATCCCGCTCCCCAAGACGCAAAGCCAGCCCAATTGGCCACACCTCACCCCCTCCACCTCTGATGCAGCTGCCCACGAAACCTTTGGAGCAGATTGTGGAGTCAGAAACGTTAGACACAGCCCTGCCAGAGCCAGTCACCCTAGAAACTCCTTCTACCTG TGACACAGTTTTGGAGGTGGTGAATCCAGACCCAGTGACTGAAGTCAAAGAAGCTTCACCAGAGAAGACTCATAAGAAAGAGGAGAGGCCCAGGTctcgggagagagagaaggacagcagGAGGGAAAGACCTCACCACCGCTCTCGTTCTCATTCCCGCACTCGCAGGCGACGCTCCCGTTCTCG ATCTTACTCCCCTCGTAGAAGGCAGAGTCCCAGAAGGAGGATGTCTCCTCGTCGAAGGAGCCCCCCCAGACGGGGCCTCCCCAACTCCAGACACAGACCTAGGCGCTCCCCTGTCCGCAG GAGGCGCTCTCGAtctgcttcctcctctggcagcagctcctccaactCTCGCTCGCCTAAGAAAGCTATGAAAAGAATATCTAACACACCACCCCGAAAACAAGTCCATCAGCCTGACATCCCCATTAGCCCCGCAGTGAAGGACAGGCGGTCCCCATCTCCACGGGCCAGAAGGGGCAGGGGCTCTGCGTCACCCGCCAGAGCATCTG GTTTAAAGCGAAAACCAGGAGGAAGGGGTGATTCTCCATCTGATAATGTGAAGCCCAGACCGTCTGAAGGGTCTGAGTCAG AGGAGGATAAAAATGAGAAAGGGGCAACGGCAGATTCGGTGCAGCAGCGGCGTCAGTATCGCAGGCAGAATCGACAGTCTTCTTCAG ATACAGGGTCTTCCTCCTCCGCAGATGAGGGACCCAAGAGGGCACCAGCAGGGCCAGGTGCCGCCAGAAATGGGGAAGTCAGGAGGAGACGCAGCCGTACACCCTCCCCACGGAGGCGACACAGAGATGCTTCGCCAAGGTTCCTACATGG GAAAAGACGTTCTCCATCTGCTGGACGCAGACGTCGCACACCGTCTCCCCCACGCCGTCGCagatctccctctcctcctagAAGAAG GTCTCCTTCCCCACCGCCCCGTCGTCGTTCTCCATCCCCCAGACGATTTTCTCCCCCTATCCAGCGTCGCTACAGCCCCTCCCCGTTGCCTCTACAGAAGAGGAAGCTGTCTAGCTCTCCCGCGAAGCGCTCTTCTCCGGGGGCCAAGCGCCGCGTCTCAAGGTCGCCCAAGCGCAGAAGTCCTCCTCCTCAAAGGAGACgcacacctccctcctcctctccatccagaCACAGGAGGAGCCCCATGTTGCCTTCCGTCAGGCCAAGCAGGGATATACGATCCCCTATTGCCAGCCGCCCCTCTCCGTCCCCTGCAAACCGCAGTCGCCCCGTTAGGGGTTCCACCAGTCCTCAAAGGCGTTTTGAAACCTCCAGTTCATCCCCGTCTAACCAGCGGAGACAGCAGTCCCCTCCACACAGTGGCAAGCCCATCCGCAGAGTGTCCCGCACCCCAGAGCCACGCAACAACCAGAG ACCATCTCCAAGTCCCCAGCCTCTGAGGAGAGCAGCCTCCAGGTCCCGATCTGCTTCCCCCCAGCCAGCAGCTCTGAAACGTCCGGCCCCTGCATCTGCCTCCCCCTCGCCATCTCGCTCAGCCAGTGGGTCCCCACCACCGGCCAAAAAAGCCAGCAGTGCTTCCGGCAGTCAATCCCCAAACAAG ACTTCAGATGTTGATGGcagtggaaagaagaagaagaaaaagaaggaaaaaaagcataagaaagacaagaagcacaagaaacacaagaaacacaagaaggagaagagtggCGGCCCCGTGACTGGAGATGGACACGAAAACCAcggtggggaggaggatggagagtcAAGAAAG GAATCAGACAGTGAAGTAGACGACAGCTTGGATGACCTGGAGAAACACCTACGAGAAAAGGCCCTGCGGTCCATGAGGAAGGCCCAGTTATCTCCATCACAGATGTCCTGA